The following proteins are co-located in the Vidua macroura isolate BioBank_ID:100142 chromosome 29, ASM2450914v1, whole genome shotgun sequence genome:
- the PPOX gene encoding protoporphyrinogen oxidase produces MPPTVAVVGGGISGLAACYHLVRAPRPPKVVLLEASGRFGGWLQSTRTPEGAVFEHGPRGVRPAGPAGAETLHMVSELGLAGDILAVPRGHPASRNRFLYLGGALHPLPSGLRALLRAVPPFSRALLWSALRDLLTPAGTGPDESAHAFARRRFGPEVAEVAVDSLCRGVFAGDSRALSVRSCFPALFQAERRRGSVLLGLALPHGVAAGDGAGAEAALARRARAERWSQWSLRGGMESLARALVAFVSPRGAELRCHAPLTHLCRRRGRWQLTLPDATITADHVVSALPAAALARALPAEAEPLARELRAIPAASVAVVNLQYEGAALPVTGFGHLVPSSEDPALLGIVYDSVAFPEHDGTPATPGRPSLRLTVMLGGAWFRQSFGDPAVVAPELLLRRARAAVSDHLGLAGTPARAIVRVQQDCIPQYTLGHWERLERIQRFLKEQELPLSLIGASYSGVSVNDCIASAKAAVGRILGSPPLNPGVSPRVPTPHPTPSSPGVPLGRQRRTK; encoded by the exons ACCTGGtgcgcgccccccgcccgcccaaG gtggtgctgctggaggccaGCGGCCGCTTCGGGGGGTGGCTGCAGAGCACCCGGACCCCCGAGGGCGCCGTGTTCGAGCACGGCCCGAGGGGCGTCCGGCCGGCCGGGCCCGCGGGGGCCGAGACCCTGCACATG GTGTCGGAGCTGGGGCTGGCCGGTGAcatcctggctgtccccaggggccaCCCGGCGTCCCGGAACCGCTTCCTGTACCTGGGGGGGGCCCTGCACCCCCTGCCCTCGGGGCTGCG ggccctgctgcGGGCCGTGCCGCCGTTCTCGCGGGCGCTGCTCTGGAGCGCGCTGCGGGACCTGCTGACCCCGGCGGGGACGGGCCCGGACGAGAGCGCCCACGCCTTCGCCCGGCGCCGCTTCGGCCCCGAG GTGGCCGAGGTGGCCGTGGACAGCCTGTGCCGGGGGGTGTTTGCCGGGGACAGCCGGGCCCTGAGCGTGCGCAGCTGCTTCCCCGCGCTGTTCCAGGCCGAGAGACGGCGCGGCTCcgtcctgctggggctggcactgccacacg GTGTCGCCGCAGGTGACGGGGCGGGCGCGGAGGCGGCGCTGGCGCGGCGCGCGCGGGCCGAGCGCTGGAGCCAGTGGTCCCTGCGGGGGGGGATGGAGTCCCTGGCGCGCGCCTTGGTGGCCTTCGTGTCCCCCCGCGGGGCCGAGCTGCGCTGCCACGCGCCCCTGACACACCTgtgccgccgccgcggccgctgGCAG CTCACGCTGCCCGATGCCACCATCACGGCCGATCACGTTGTCAGCGCCCTCCCTGCCGCAG cgcTGGCCCGGGCGCTGCCGGCCGAGGCGGAGCCGCTGGCGCGGGAGCTCCGGGCGATCCCGGCCGCCTCCGTGGCCGTGGTCAACCTGCAGTACGAGGGGGCCGCGCTGCCCGTCACG GGTTTTGGCCACCTGGTGCCATCCTCGGAGGACCCGGCGCTCCTGGGCATCGTCTACGACTCGGTGGCGTTCCCGGAGCACGACGGGACCCCCGCGACCCCCGGGAGACCCTCGCTGCGGCTCACG GTGATGCTGGGCGGGGCCTGGTTCCGGCAGAGCTTCGGGGACCCCGCCGTGGtggccccggagctgctgctgcgCCGGGCACGGGCGGCCGTGAGCGACCACCTGGGGCTGGCCGGGACCCCCGCCCGCGCCATCGTCAGGGTGCAGCAG GACTGCATCCCCCAGTACACGCTGGGACACTGGGAGCGCCTAG AGCGGATCCAGCGCTTCctgaaggagcaggagctgcccctgagCCTGATCGGCGCCTCCTACTCCGGGGTCTCCGTCAACGACTGCATCGCCAGCGCCAAGGCGGCCGTGGGGCgcattttggggtcccccccccTGAACCCCGGGGTCTCCCCCCGAGTCCCgaccccccaccccaccccgaGCAGCCCCGGGGTCCCCCTCGGCCGCCAGCGTAGgacaaagtga
- the B4GALT3 gene encoding LOW QUALITY PROTEIN: beta-1,4-galactosyltransferase 3 (The sequence of the model RefSeq protein was modified relative to this genomic sequence to represent the inferred CDS: deleted 1 base in 1 codon), translating to MLRRLLERPCSLALLVGCQFAFVAYFSLGGFRNLTALFGRAAGPAVDYSRTHDVYANLSRVAAGTGTGSGPAAPPDPARPLPFCPERSPFLVGPLAVSFARVPTLEQIRAKNPGVQPGGRYRPPLCESRSRTAVIVPHRNREGHLGHLLYYLHPFLQRQQLHYGIYVVHQAGNCTFNRAKLLNVGVKEALKDEDWDCLFLHDVDLIPENDHNLYTCDPWNPKHASVAMNKFGYSLPYPQYFGGVSALTPDQYMKINGFPNEYWGWGGEDDDIATRVRLAGMKISRPPVSIGHYKMVKHKSDKGNEENPHRFDLLVRTQRTWTQDGMNSLSYALLARELRPLYTNLTADIGCDPRGRPRAPPAGRFREEMLRQPPRGDLPPLPLSLSPPRNGSAAPPRGGNHSVAPPP from the exons ATGCTGCGGCGGCTGCTGGAGCGGCCGTGCTCGCTGGCGCTGCTGGTCGGGTGCCAGTTCGCCTTCGTGGCGTATTTCTCGCTGGGCGGCTTCCGCAACCTCACGGCGCTCTTCGGTCGCGCCGCCGGTCCCGCCGTGGACTATTCCCGGACCCACGACGTGTACGCCAACCTCAGCCGCGTGGCTGCCGGTaccggcaccgggagcggccccgccgcgccgccagACCCCGCCAGGCCGCTGCCGTTCTGCCCTGAGAGATCGCCGTTCCTCG TGGGGCCGCTGGCCGTGTCCTTCGCCCGGGTGCCGACGCTGGAGCAGATCCGGGCCAAGAACCCGGGGGTGCAGCCG GGGGGGCGGTACCGACCCCCCCTGTGCGAGTCCCGCTCCCGCACCGCTGTCATTGTCCCGCACCGCAACCGCGAGGGCCACCTGGGCCACCTGCTCTACTACCTGCACCCCTTCCTGCAGCGCCAGCAGCTGCACTACGGCATCTACGTGGTGCACCAG GCTGGGAACTGCACGTTTAACCGGGCCAAGCTGCTGAACGTGGGGGTGAAGGAGGCCCTGAAGGACGAGGACTGGGACTGCCTGTTCCTGCACGACGTGGACCTGATCCCCGAGAACGACCACAACCTCTACACCTGCGACCCCTGGAACCCCAAACACGCCTCGGTGGCCATGAACAAATTCGGTTACAG cctgcCCTACCCGCAGTATTTCGGGGGAGTCTCGGCGCTGACCCCCGACCAGTACATGAAGATCAACGGGTTCCCCAACGAGtactggggctgggggggcgaGGACGATGACATCGCCACCAG ggTGCGCCTGGCCGGCATGAAGATCTCCCGCCCGCCCGTCTCCATCGGCCACTACAAGATGGTGAAACACAAGAGCGACAAAGGCAACGAGGAGAACCCGCACAG GTTCGACCTGCTGGTGCGGACGCAGCGCACGTGGACGCAGGACGGGATGAACTCGCTGAGCTACGCGCTGCTGGCGCGGGAGCTGCGCCCGCTCTACACCAACCTCACGGCCGACATCGGCTGCGacccccgcggccgcccccgcgccccccccgcCGGCCGCTTCCGCGAGGAGATGCTGCGGCAGCCGCCCCGCGGGGAcctgccgccgctgccgctgtCATTGTCACCTCCCCGCAACGGCagcgccgcgccgccccgcgggggCAACCACAGCGTGGCACCCCCGCCCTGA
- the NDUFS2 gene encoding NADH dehydrogenase [ubiquinone] iron-sulfur protein 2, mitochondrial isoform X1, translated as MRSAKGTMAALRALWRLRGPSGLGAAGARLGPAPARSRQWQPDIEWAQQYAGAIMYPSKATEKWVPPPWNDKDPVAHKKVASLTINFGPQHPAAHGVLRLVLELSGETVKRCDPHVGLLHRGTEKLIEHKTYLQALPYFDRLDYVSMMCNEQAYSLAVEKLLNIRPPPRAQWIRVLFAEITRLLNHIMAVTTHALDIGAMTPFFWMFEEREKMFEFYERVSGARMHAAYIRPGGVHQDLPLGLMDDIYEFAKNFSIRIDEVEEMLTNNRIWKNRTVDIGVITAEEALNYGFSGVMLRGSGIQWDLRKTQPYDVYDQVEFDVPIGSHGDCYDRYLCRVEEMRQSLRIILQCLNKMPPGEIKVDDAKVSPPKRAEMKTSMESLIHHFKLYTEGYQVPPGATYTAIEAPKGEFGVYLVSDGSSRPYRCKIKAPGFAHLAGLDRMSQGHMLADVVAIIGTQDIVFGEVDR; from the exons ATGCGCAGCGCCAAGGGCACGATGGCGGCGCTGCGGGCGCTGTGGCGGCTCCGCGGCCCCTCGGGgctgggggcggcgggggctcggctgggcccggccccggcccg GTCCCGCCAGTGGCAGCCCGACATAGAGTGGGCTCAGCAGTACGCCGGGGCCATCATGTACCCGAGCAAGGCCACCGAGAAGTGGGTGCCGCCACCCTGGAACg ACAAGGACCCGGTGGCCCACAAGAAGGTTGCCAGCCTGACCATCAACTTCGGGCCGCAGCACCCGGCGGCGCACGGCGTCCTGCGGCTGGTGCTGGAGCTCAGCGGGGAGACGGTGAAGCGCTGCGACCCGCACGTGGGGCTGCTGCACCGCGGCACCGAGAAACTCATCGAGCACAAGACCTACCTGCAG GCCCTGCCCTACTTTGACCGCCTGGACTACGTGTCCATGATGTGCAACGAGCAGGCCTATTCGCTGGCCGTGGAGAAGCTCCTCAACATCCGGCCCCCTCCCCGGGCTCAGTGGATCCGAG ttctcttcGCCGAGATCACGCGGCTGCTCAACCACATCATGGCGGTGACCACGCACGCGCTGGACATCGGGGCCATGACCCCGTTCTTCTGGATGTTcgaggagagggagaag ATGTTCGAGTTCTACGAGCGCGTGTCGGGGGCGCGGATGCACGCGGCCTACATACGGCCCGGGGGGGTGCaccag gacctgcccCTGGGGCTCATGGATGACATCTACGAGTTCGCGAAGAACTTCTCCATCCGGATCGACGAGGTGGAGGAG atGCTGACCAACAACCGCATCTGGAAGAACCGCACCGTGGACATCGGCGTCATCACGGCCGAGGAGGCCCTCAACTACGGCTTCAG cgGGGTGATGCTGCGGGGCTCCGGGATCCAGTGGGACCTGCGCAAGACGCAGCCCTACGACGTCTACGACCAGGTGGAGTTCGACGTGCCCATCGGCTCCCACGGCGACTGCTACGACAG GTACCTGTGCCGCGTGGAGGAGATGCGCCAGTCGCTGCGGATCATCCTGCAGTGCCTCAATAAGATGCCGCCCGGCGAGATCAAGGTGGACGACGCCAAGGTGTCACCCCCGAAACGCGCCGAGATGAAG ACGTCCATGGAGTCCCTGATCCATCACTTCAAGCTCTACACCGAGGGCTACCAGGTGCCACCCGGGGCCACCTACACGGCCATCGAGGCCCCCAAG GGGGAGTTTGGGGTGTACCTGGTGTCCGATGGCAGCAGCCGTCCCTATCGCTGCAAGATCAAAGCGCCCGGCTTCGCCCACCTG GCCGGGCTGGACAGGATGTCCCAGGGCCACATGCTGGCAGACGTGGTGGCCATCATTG GCACCCAGGACATCGTGTTTGGGGAGGTGGATCGATGA
- the NDUFS2 gene encoding NADH dehydrogenase [ubiquinone] iron-sulfur protein 2, mitochondrial isoform X2 encodes MRSAKGTMAALRALWRLRGPSGLGAAGARLGPAPARSRQWQPDIEWAQQYAGAIMYPSKATEKWVPPPWNDKDPVAHKKVASLTINFGPQHPAAHGVLRLVLELSGETVKRCDPHVGLLHRGTEKLIEHKTYLQALPYFDRLDYVSMMCNEQAYSLAVEKLLNIRPPPRAQWIRVLFAEITRLLNHIMAVTTHALDIGAMTPFFWMFEEREKMFEFYERVSGARMHAAYIRPGGVHQDLPLGLMDDIYEFAKNFSIRIDEVEEMLTNNRIWKNRTVDIGVITAEEALNYGFSGVMLRGSGIQWDLRKTQPYDVYDQVEFDVPIGSHGDCYDRYLCRVEEMRQSLRIILQCLNKMPPGEIKVDDAKVSPPKRAEMKVTCPQVPHGWGWHPGQVTPRAGGTKGR; translated from the exons ATGCGCAGCGCCAAGGGCACGATGGCGGCGCTGCGGGCGCTGTGGCGGCTCCGCGGCCCCTCGGGgctgggggcggcgggggctcggctgggcccggccccggcccg GTCCCGCCAGTGGCAGCCCGACATAGAGTGGGCTCAGCAGTACGCCGGGGCCATCATGTACCCGAGCAAGGCCACCGAGAAGTGGGTGCCGCCACCCTGGAACg ACAAGGACCCGGTGGCCCACAAGAAGGTTGCCAGCCTGACCATCAACTTCGGGCCGCAGCACCCGGCGGCGCACGGCGTCCTGCGGCTGGTGCTGGAGCTCAGCGGGGAGACGGTGAAGCGCTGCGACCCGCACGTGGGGCTGCTGCACCGCGGCACCGAGAAACTCATCGAGCACAAGACCTACCTGCAG GCCCTGCCCTACTTTGACCGCCTGGACTACGTGTCCATGATGTGCAACGAGCAGGCCTATTCGCTGGCCGTGGAGAAGCTCCTCAACATCCGGCCCCCTCCCCGGGCTCAGTGGATCCGAG ttctcttcGCCGAGATCACGCGGCTGCTCAACCACATCATGGCGGTGACCACGCACGCGCTGGACATCGGGGCCATGACCCCGTTCTTCTGGATGTTcgaggagagggagaag ATGTTCGAGTTCTACGAGCGCGTGTCGGGGGCGCGGATGCACGCGGCCTACATACGGCCCGGGGGGGTGCaccag gacctgcccCTGGGGCTCATGGATGACATCTACGAGTTCGCGAAGAACTTCTCCATCCGGATCGACGAGGTGGAGGAG atGCTGACCAACAACCGCATCTGGAAGAACCGCACCGTGGACATCGGCGTCATCACGGCCGAGGAGGCCCTCAACTACGGCTTCAG cgGGGTGATGCTGCGGGGCTCCGGGATCCAGTGGGACCTGCGCAAGACGCAGCCCTACGACGTCTACGACCAGGTGGAGTTCGACGTGCCCATCGGCTCCCACGGCGACTGCTACGACAG GTACCTGTGCCGCGTGGAGGAGATGCGCCAGTCGCTGCGGATCATCCTGCAGTGCCTCAATAAGATGCCGCCCGGCGAGATCAAGGTGGACGACGCCAAGGTGTCACCCCCGAAACGCGCCGAGATGAAGGTGACGTGTCCCCAGgtcccccatggctgggggtggcacccagggcag gtgaCACCAAGGGCAGGTGGCACCAAGGGCAGGTGA